A DNA window from Aspergillus nidulans FGSC A4 chromosome I contains the following coding sequences:
- a CDS encoding transcriptional coactivator p15/PC4 family protein (transcript_id=CADANIAT00007241) — protein MASQSRKRVSEVVDHSLVDKPPLSKKSRTNAPDVAGFDNSRPELVARKEDSNGDIYWEISKMRRVTISSFRGKTMVNIREYYEKDGEELPGKKGISLPIDQFSSLVTLLPEIEIVLQEKGLSIPRPKYVGQGTSTGGNDKKDSTDGLPMARPSRENIEATSDEDEDEE, from the exons ATGGCTTCCCAGTCTAGGAAGCGTGTCTCGGAAGTCGTTGACCATTCTCTTGTCGACAAGCCTCCTCTTAGCAAGAAGTCCAGAACCAATGCTCCAGATGTCGCTGGCTTCGATAATTCCCGTCCAGAACTCGTGGCCAGAAAGGAAGACTCAAACGGAGACATCTATTGGGAAATCTCCAAAATGCGCCGCGTCACTATATCTTCGTTTCGAGGTAAAACAATGGTCAATATTAGAGAGTATTATGAGAAGGATGGTGAAGAGCTCCCTGGAAAGAAG GGTATTTCGCTGCCAATCGATCAATTTTCCTCCCTGGTGACTCTACTGCCTGAAATTGAGATTGTTTTACAAGAGAAAGGTCTATCAATCCCTCGGCCGAAATACGTCGGCCAGGGTACAAGCACCGGTGGCAATGATAAGAAGGATTCGACTGATGGACTCCCAATGGCTCGCCCCTCGCGGGAGAACATTGAAGCCACaagtgacgaggatgaggacgaggaataG
- a CDS encoding PaaI family thioesterase (transcript_id=CADANIAT00007242), giving the protein MAHNTPTEATGTSSALQQILNVWSHIKVNSPIYNFLLSDVDIYHAEEGTFSARLEVGPKHLNSKGSLHGVFSACVTDWAGGLAIASCGLESTGVSTNINVNYLSTATTGDWLEIRGYANKIGKSLAFTTITISKLTSSGDTTLVAQGSHTKYVRAR; this is encoded by the coding sequence ATGGCGCACAACACTCCCACAGAAGCCACCGGAACGAGCTCAGCCTTGCAACAAATCCTCAATGTTTGGAGCCACATCAAGGTCAATAGCCCAATCTACAACTTTCTGCTTAGCGATGTGGACATCTACCACGCAGAAGAAGGCACTTTCTCTGCCCGGCTTGAGGTTGGCCCAAAGCATCTGAATTCTAAAGGTAGCCTACACGGCGTTTTCTCCGCCTGCGTCACAGACTGGGCTGGTGGTCTGGCAATTGCTTCATGTGGTTTGGAATCAACTGGAGTGAGCACCAACATTAACGTCAATTATTTGTCCACTGCAACCACTGGTGACTGGCTCGAGATTAGAGGCTATGCCAATAAAATTGGGAAATCACTTGCTTTTACCACAATAACCATCTCGAAACTTACTAGCTCCGGCGATACTACGCTGGTGGCCCAAGGTTCTCATACCAAATACGTCAGGGCACGTTAG